ATTTTGTGCatttctattcttaatttttgtatttctaattgaaagcattttttcctATTCCTAATTGTTTGTTTGAGGATAGTTGATTTCACTGAGAATGATGTGAAAGTTGTCTTTTGCTTTGCTGTTGGTATCTATCAGCAGAAATTTTTGAGTGTCATTTCCTGTTTTCCTAGACTATTTTTGTAGAGATGGAGATTCTCATTTTGTTTCAAAGTGGTGCTATTTGACAGGATTCCCAACTCAAGAGCACCATCTCCTGTCAGTGGAGGGAAGTGCAGCTTCCTTACAGGATGGTTTTCAATTTGGCTTCTTGAGGTAGGAGTTGcatcttccaatttttttttccttttcttttaaaaaatcttgtagGATTCAGAAATTCCCTTCCTCTGCTACTTACTCCCTTCCCTCCTGTCTTCAGaggtctttatttctttcttctctacccTTTAACCTAGATGTTTGCCTTTGTAGGATTCTCTCTTCTTTCGTGTACTCTTTAAAGTCCCTGTAGTCACTGATTTGCTTTATTAGGACTACATTTATGACTATGTTGATAAtaactattttcatttactttagaATAGACATGTGCTATTTTGGAACAATGTTAGTTTAACTTGAGACCCTTTGTTCCCCCCTTTTCACACTATTTTTCTGGTCTCCTTCACTCCCCACAGTGGGATCACAGGAGAACTTTGCTGAACACTGGTGTTAATTCTTATCCTTATCCATAATTGATCATTTGtaagtttctttattttgttattcttaGGGAGTCAGTTAGGGGTTTATCTGTTTTTACTGATCATTATAGCCTTTTGGAAGATTGTGTAGATCCAGATTTAGTTGGCTGCCATTATCCATGGATATTTGATAtcttcctctatttatttatggtactgagggaacccaggggtgctgggTTCCCTGCCCCTTCCCCCCTTTTTTGGGAGAgtatctcactaatttgcccaggctaaTTTGCCCTCCTgcatcctcagcctcttgaattgctgggattacaggtgagcacctataaaatgtacattttacatTGCACCTTGCAAAATGTGCAAATCTTAAGTATAACTTTATGTGATATCTTATATGTACACAGACCTGTGTAATCTGAGGCCCTGTCACAATACAGATCAATTACTGTTACCTAGCAAAGTTCCTCTGTGCCACTATATATAGTCATTTTTCCCCTATGTCTATCAGAAGCAgcctttgttcttattttgttcaATATGcattgatttttccttttctaaaaactgCATGTAAATGGATTGTATGAAAAAGATTAGCAGATTGCTTGTTTATAGTTATTGACTTTTCAAAAACATTCTCTGTGTGAAGCAGTTTCATTCAGACTATGGAATATTTTCTCAATTCTTGCTTCTACCTACCTGTACACACTACTCCctccaggggaaaaaaacaacaacaaacaacaactacaacaaaaacaCCCATTAAGAGACCTGGAGCTGCTTGTACTGAGTTCTCACCTGCATGAGGTCTCtgttttttctctgatatatggttGGTTCCAGGGGTTAGAAAAAATAACCTGACCTTGGCCAGGTCAGGCTGCTATATAAGCagattgggtggcttaaacaCCACCCATTTATTTCCCACAGATCTGGatactgggaagtccaaggtcagggtTCTGGACATTTGATTCCTGGTGAGGATCCTCATCCTGGCTTGAAAATGGCTGCCTTCTTTCTTTGATCTCAAGTAGGGTATgtatttggtggtggtggtggtggtggtgggtcaGTGAACAAACAACATAAGTGTGAATGCAGTCTGGTCTGTTTTCCTATTCCTATAAGGACATGTAGCCATCCTATCTCAAGAGGTTCACCGTAAATCTTCtttagatctatttttttttgggtgttggagattgaaaccagggctctTCACAAGCTAAGCATGTGTTCTGCCCCTGAACgacaccccagccctcctctaAGACTGTGACCTCCCAAAGGCCTTCCTTCCACATCCTCTGGGAGTTAGGGCTTCAATCTGTGAAGTTTTGAGAAGACACAAAGATCCTATCTGTAGCACTCCCTTCTCACATCCCCCAATTAGTCACTTGTTGAATTGTCTGGTAGTGAATCAAAAAAGAGGGTCTTCCCTGCCACCAGTCTCCCAGAATATGACTACTTAATGTAATATCAGTGTCAAAATGTTAAAACACAATTCTCATCTTGATGAGATCAATCAAGATTGTTTAATTCATAAATGAGGGTATTGGCAGAGGGAAAAAACTGTATCAGTGCAGGTTCAAGAGTCTAGGGTTTATTTGAATAGCATCAAAATAGACAGCTGTAAGTTCACCTAGATAACTTTACAAGACTGGCAGACTTAAAAACAGCTGCATTCTCTGAATAATCAGAGAATTAGAAACGCTGTGGATGACATGAAATTTATACACTTACACATCTtacaaattttggaatatttttcttaatactcCAAATAATTAGCGTATTTATAGTCCCATGTTCCAGTGGTATATTCTGTtagtttattgtttctcttttcactttggTTTTTCATGTAGTCAACAGTAGTAGGTTTTAATTGTTTCTGCCATCTAAATGGAGCTATCAGAGAGTAGCTCAGTCAGTATAGGTTCAAGTGAGTCAAAGGTGGAGGGAGTTGAGGTCATAGTAATGAAGGGAGTATGCAGGGCTGTACTTGCTAAGATATCTGGTAATAAATATGAAGGGGACCAGTGGAGCATCCGAGCTGGAAAGTTGCACCATATGGCTTACATTTTAGACATACTCCAGCTGCTGTATAGAAAGGAGAACTATAGTAGTAGAAATCCGTTTGTAGTGTGTATCCTCTGTTTTCCAAAAGCAGATGTAATGTTTAAAATTGGAATGGAAGGGTAAATCAGGTAAGGAAATTCTTTTTGGGAGGTGAAGTGTTTGCTGTATTGTGGTTGctttggtttggatatggtttctCTCCCAAGGTCCATGTATTGAAAGTTGGTCCTCAGTGTGACATTATAGGAGGTGATGGATCTTCTAAGAGGTGGAGCCTATTAGAAGATGCTGAGGTCACCTGAGGggtgctttttttgtgtgtgtgagcagCTTCTGAGGGCCCTGCCCTCAGAAGGAAAGAGTGGTCTCCTGAAGTGAGTTCTTACAAGGATGAGTTGTTACAAGAGCCTGAATGTGAACTCTAAATTGCCCTATGGTTTCCTATCTTGCAGTGTGATCTCTCCCTTTTATAGTCCTGCTCTTATGTGCCATGTGCCATGAAGTCTTCATCAGAGCCACAATGATGCCAGGCTATGCCCTCAAACCTCCAAAATGGTGAGCTaagtaaacctcttttctttatggaATTACTCAGCCTCAAGTGTATTGTTGTAGTAATGAAAAATGAAGCTGATAGAGTCACACTAACACAAGGCTGAAGGTCCTGCTATTTCAACTCTTTTAGACTATTCTGATTAAAACCTTTTTCTCTTCACCAGAACCAGAGGCAGAAATCCATCTCTGTTTCTGTTGTCCGCTGGTCTTCTCCAGTCATCACTTCCTCTACAATCCCATGCTGTACAATCATCCTGCTCAGATGTCTCCTTGTTCATATGTAGAAAGCCACTGGCAAACCAGGAGTCTTTGCCCAGTGGATCCAGTGCAACTCAGCAATAATTTTCTGATCAAAAGTGTCAGAGTGAGGCAGGAGAAGATAAAGAAGGGTCTAAAAACTTGTTTAGAAGGGAAAGGCAGCCTTCAAAGGCATTCCAGTTCACCCCAAAGACAACCAATCATCTCAAGAAAAAGGAACACAGTGGCAGAAATGGAGCCCAGCCAGGTCCAAAGGGCATATCTTAAGGAAATAAGgaagatatttaaagaaatagaaaatttaagatGGGAAGCACTGGATTGTGTGGAGGTTGGACAAGACTACAGTCTGAGGATGAAGCTGCTCACGCACACAAAAAGCACATTCCAGGCAAAGACTTTACTTATGGGAAGTGTTTCACAGAGTGTCTTCCTTGACTCAGCATCACCTTGACACCATAAGACACACACAGAAGAGCAGGCCTACGTGTGCACTGAGTGTGGGCAAGGTTTTGGCAATGAGTCACACCTTGTTGCACATCAGAGGACACGTTCAGGGGTgaagctgttttagtcagcttttttttttttttttttttttttttttgctgctgtgactgaaacaTCTAACCAAAACAATTGTAAAGGAGGGCTGTGAACAAAATGGCAGCCCCAGTGCTCAGAGGTTGTCTTGCTTCTCCAAAGCTTTGGGATGGTGGTCTCGGCAGTCAGTCCTGGGGACTCAGTCTAGAGCTGAAGTTCCAGTAAGAACTAAAAAACGTTTGACACCACTTGCTTATGAACCCGAATGCAAAACAGAAAAGGAGTTTATAGAACATGCCTGGAAAGCAGGATTCCCCTAGAATGTTTCGAATGTCCCAGGCACGTATGTGGCCTGTGCAGCTGGTATCTTTGATGCTTATGTTCCTCCTGAGGGAAATGCTCAAATGTCATTTCTTTCAAAGGAAGGACTGAAACGGACAACTGAGCATTTGAATAAAAATGCAGAATCACAGTTGTCAATCCAGAACATAAAAGAAATTGatgctaattttaaaacaaagaacttCCCTGAAAAAGCTAAGGATATTTTCATAGAAGCTCACCTTTGTCCAAGCAACTTGCACCATGACTAGCTTCAAGCCTTGGTAACTGAACACTGTTTTCTGGATGTGGTCTGTAATATCAAGTATAAGACTGTCTGCTGGGGCTTTGTGGAATCTTTAGAGCCGGCCCAGGTGCTTCAGGTTCACTGCTCAAGTAATGGTGAACCAAAGCAACATGTGTGGCCAGGTTACTGTACGCATGCACACACAAGGCCATCTATGATTGCATTAGGCAGTTGATATATGGAAAAGAAGGTGTGCTCAAGGTTGTCTTGGAGAATGCTGTGTTTGAAAAACACCTGGTGAACTCCTGTGGGAGCTGGAGAATGCATGCCAAGATTGGCCCCTCCATGGGTGCCCCCTATGCAGCCCATCCTTAAAATGGTGATGATTCCTGGCCCCCAGTTGGAACCATGGGGAAAATGTGAAGAGGCACAAAAAGAGGCCCATATGTCTCAGCTAGCCTGAGGACAAAAATGACTCTTGGGGTAAAGCATGGGTGATGATGCTACTGGAAGTTGTGAAGTCATCCATCTCCTTCTGACCACCCGTTTCCTCTTGCCCTGCTTGGAtcttttcagcagattcatcttCACAACCATGTCAGGAGGTTGGCTAGTAGGCGTAGGCATggaccctttttctttttaaaatcagatgtcTAGCTTCTGAGTCTAGATGAAAGACAATATGTTTCAGTGAACAAACtctgatatacttttttttttcacagcagaGACTATGGGAACTAATAGGCAACATTCTTTTGTAATCATTgagcagagatcagaatttttGATATCAAAGTGTTGGATAAATTTTGTTATTGTGCCTTGTgtggtgacacacatctgtaaacctgtgacttgggaggcaaGAAGATTGTAAGTTTAAGGCCatctgggcaacttaacaagatcttgtctcaaaacaaaaaataatgaaaaggactggggatgtagctcaatggtagagcacccatggtttcagtttttttttttttttgtgtgtgtgtgtgtgcgttctATACATTCCCCCAGTTGAGACTGGGAATAGGTCAACCTTTTAAGTGGAAAAGTGGAAGACAAGACTAGTTGTGAGTGATCTGACTTCCAGGAAATCCAGACTTGGGGGAATAATTAGTGTTTATAAAACAGGGTACTACTTGAGATGGTCTTTTTCTCATATAATGACTTACTGAATTAGCATTTGTACTTCATAGAAGAATATAAATCTAAAgaagtcatttttttcctcagtttttGGATTGTGTTCTTAATTAGTAGCTGCTTCTTGGTGTGGCCCCAGGAAGTTTGGCAGGAGGCAAGGGAGTTCATCATCAAGACGTGGTTCCCTAATTTCTATCACCTCCTAGAGATGGCAGCTATTCTTTCCAGCCCAGAATTGGGATAGTGAATGCACCAGAAAACAAACCTGTGTCAAATAAAacagccccacccctcctttttttcttttagcttcaGTTGGGCTGTTAAGAGAAGGATGTGGGACTTCATAAGCTCTGTGTCCTGGATCATCTGAGTAATGACAAGGTAAAATCTCACttgcccaggaaaaaaaaaagcaaaaacaaaaccaaaaaatgaaaagcaaacaaaaaaacccaaaccttgtaaaggaggaaaagtttatttgggagcttatggtttcagaggtctcagtccatagacagctggcttcattcctcggggctcgaggtgaggctgaacatcatggcagaagagtgtggtggagggaagtggctcccatgatgattaggaagcagagagactccacttgctagatacaaaATACGTACCCCAAAAGGATGCCCccactgacccacctcctctagccacaccatATGTGCTTCAGTTACTTCTCAGTTAATCCTataaggggattaattcactgattgggttaaggctgtcacaacctaatcatttctcctctaaaacttTTTGCATTGTTTCATACTTGAGCTTCTGGAGGACATAtcacattcaaatcataacaaGCCCTTTGTGTGCAAAGAGTATGGGTGAGGCTTCAGCAAGAATGCAGATCTCCTCAGACATAAGAGGACACACTCAAGGGGAGAAGCCTTTTGTGTGCAAGAAGTGTGGGCAAGTGTATACCAGTGAGTCAAGGTATACCTTGCTGTGCATGAGAACACACTTAGGAGAGAAACCTTATGGGTGCCGGAAGTGTGGGTGAAGGTTTAGGGATAAGTCATATTAAAATAAGCACTTGAAGACACTCTGGGGAGAAGCCTTTTGTGTGCAAGGAGTGTGGGAGAGTCTACACCCATAAGTCAAACTTCACTTTGCTTGAGAGAACACATTGAGAGAGAGGCTACATGGAAGTCAGGAGGGCAGACAAACCTTTAGCAATCAGTCACACCT
This window of the Ictidomys tridecemlineatus isolate mIctTri1 chromosome 3, mIctTri1.hap1, whole genome shotgun sequence genome carries:
- the LOC106145337 gene encoding uncharacterized protein LOC106145337 isoform X2 is translated as MFASSFTSFARDIVAFMDVTVNFPQKDWGLLESCSEDLVQGGDENFDNLVSLGFSLISSEFADYFCRDGDSHFVSKWCYLTGFPTQEHHLLSVEGSAASLQDGFQFGFLRSGYWEVQGQGSGHLIPGEDPHPGLKMAAFFL
- the LOC106145337 gene encoding zinc finger protein 699-like isoform X1 produces the protein MFWEVKTVNFHFVRTSDIVAFMDVTVNFPQKDWGLLESCSEDLVQGGDENFDNLVSLGFSLISSEFADYFCRDGDSHFVSKWCYLTGFPTQEHHLLSVEGSAASLQDGFQFGFLRSGYWEVQGQGSGHLIPGEDPHPGLKMAAFFL